A portion of the bacterium genome contains these proteins:
- a CDS encoding ATP-binding protein, with amino-acid sequence MKETETIELKKSLAELTAGLGSISAILNKHGHGELWFGIRNDGKAVGLEVNEKTLRDVSQAIAAHIEPKIYPHVTLEIVDGCHCIKVAFDGHEAPYHSHGRAYMRVADEDRQLSVKALEKLILAKNSELLRWDNRICGLSVADLDVEKLKRFVDRAGLSWDTPANAVEKLGLLKAGKLLNAAALFFAKSAPMELRCAVFGTTDSAMIIDRHDIQGDILELIEEAQRFVLKNIHIGMRLNGLYRVDVPEVSVDALREAIINAFCHRDYCDPDYVQVAIFKDRVEIRNPGTLYGCLTLDDLRKGHVSQRRNPLIADLFRRIEMVEAWGRGMPLILKNAPDVVFREIGSLFIVSFNRPSSIEALKIVEVSGSRKKVPKRKFLKESSGKTAERILALMAVNPAVTTEQIGEELGISGRAVRKQIATLRDAKQLLRTGGRKLGHWEVLK; translated from the coding sequence GTGAAAGAAACGGAAACCATAGAACTCAAGAAAAGTCTGGCTGAGCTTACAGCCGGGCTGGGTTCCATTTCCGCCATTCTCAACAAACATGGCCATGGTGAACTGTGGTTTGGTATTCGCAATGACGGGAAAGCTGTTGGGCTCGAAGTAAACGAAAAGACACTGCGCGATGTGTCGCAGGCCATAGCCGCTCATATCGAGCCCAAAATATACCCCCATGTCACCCTTGAGATAGTTGATGGGTGTCACTGCATCAAAGTAGCGTTTGACGGACATGAAGCGCCGTATCATTCCCATGGCCGTGCCTATATGCGCGTGGCAGATGAAGACCGGCAATTGAGTGTCAAAGCGCTGGAAAAACTGATTCTGGCGAAAAACAGTGAACTACTGCGTTGGGATAATAGAATTTGTGGACTGAGTGTTGCGGATCTTGACGTTGAAAAGTTGAAGCGGTTTGTTGATCGAGCCGGGCTTAGTTGGGATACGCCGGCTAATGCGGTCGAAAAGCTTGGTCTGCTCAAAGCCGGGAAGCTGCTGAACGCAGCAGCCCTGTTTTTTGCCAAGTCGGCCCCGATGGAGCTACGCTGTGCGGTGTTTGGAACGACCGATAGTGCGATGATTATTGACCGCCACGATATCCAGGGCGACATTTTGGAATTGATCGAAGAGGCGCAACGGTTTGTGCTTAAAAATATTCACATCGGGATGCGGCTCAATGGGTTGTATCGGGTAGACGTGCCGGAGGTATCAGTAGATGCTTTGCGCGAAGCTATCATCAATGCTTTTTGCCATCGTGATTACTGCGACCCGGATTACGTGCAGGTGGCGATCTTCAAGGATCGCGTCGAAATCCGGAATCCTGGAACTTTATATGGTTGCCTGACGCTGGATGACTTGCGCAAAGGGCATGTTTCGCAGCGACGCAATCCCTTGATTGCCGATTTGTTTCGTCGTATCGAAATGGTGGAGGCTTGGGGGCGCGGCATGCCATTGATACTCAAGAATGCTCCCGATGTTGTTTTTCGCGAAATCGGGAGTCTGTTTATCGTTTCATTCAACCGGCCATCCTCAATCGAAGCTCTGAAAATAGTTGAGGTGTCAGGTTCCCGAAAGAAAGTTCCTAAAAGAAAGTTCCTAAAGGAAAGTTCCGGTAAGACCGCCGAGAGAATACTGGCTCTCATGGCGGTGAACCCGGCAGTCACCACGGAGCAGATTGGTGAAGAACTTGGCATTAGCGGGCGTGCCGTTCGAAAGCAAATCGCCACTTTGAGAGATGCGAAGCAGCTTCTTCGTACTGGCGGACGCAAACTGGGCCATTGGGAGGTGCTGAAATGA